The following are from one region of the Cloacibacterium normanense genome:
- a CDS encoding FKBP-type peptidyl-prolyl cis-trans isomerase produces MTIDNQQVVALNYVLHTDGENNEKVLVEKSDAGNPLTFLYGVGMMIPKFEESIKGLTSGDKASFTILPAEGYGERNPQAVAQLPLEMFNESGMPPVGAILPLSDNQGNNFQAVVVEVTPEVVVADLNHPMAGKTLYFDVEIVDHREATEEELAHGHAHGIDGNSGH; encoded by the coding sequence ATGACAATAGACAACCAACAAGTAGTTGCACTCAACTACGTTCTTCACACAGATGGAGAGAATAACGAAAAAGTTCTTGTAGAAAAATCAGATGCGGGAAATCCGCTTACTTTTTTATATGGAGTAGGAATGATGATTCCAAAATTTGAAGAAAGCATCAAAGGATTAACATCTGGCGATAAAGCTTCTTTCACAATTTTACCAGCAGAAGGTTACGGCGAAAGAAATCCTCAAGCAGTAGCACAATTGCCTTTAGAAATGTTCAATGAATCAGGAATGCCACCAGTAGGTGCAATTCTTCCACTTTCAGACAATCAAGGAAATAATTTCCAAGCAGTAGTGGTAGAAGTTACTCCAGAAGTGGTAGTAGCAGACCTTAATCACCCAATGGCTGGAAAAACTTTATATTTCGATGTAGAAATCGTAGATCATAGAGAAGCTACTGAAGAAGAACTAGCGCATGGACATGCACACGGAATTGATGGTAACTCTGGTCACTAA
- a CDS encoding lysylphosphatidylglycerol synthase transmembrane domain-containing protein — protein sequence MENQKKSSSLKTVSTILVSIAFAALFMWFALKGLDFTNIKASLAKANYLWVFAAMIFGLLAYWFRAVRWNLLLEPMGYQISNSNSLWTISFGYLMNLTIPRSGELARSTALYGVEKVPVDKSFGTIILERVVDLFCMLGFLVLTVVFKEDAIVTFYQKSGIKVNPTYIIGGIAVLVIGTFIFFKFKDKFTHLPLIGKVIEFVEGIFHGLTTIFKLKQKGKFIILSIAIWVAYYLAAYLVCFALPETSGFTFADGFFLIVVGTLGMMVPASGGIGAFHLAMKLGISALFLSMGKDAKLGGEVGLSYAFISHTMQLVIMLVMGLISIPMLAKARNEAVKSKEISH from the coding sequence TTGGAAAATCAAAAAAAATCATCGTCTCTTAAAACAGTTTCTACGATACTGGTATCTATTGCTTTTGCAGCCCTTTTTATGTGGTTCGCATTAAAAGGATTAGATTTTACAAATATCAAAGCCTCTTTAGCTAAAGCCAATTATCTTTGGGTTTTTGCCGCTATGATTTTCGGGTTATTAGCCTATTGGTTCAGAGCGGTTCGTTGGAATTTACTTTTAGAACCTATGGGTTACCAAATTTCTAATTCTAATTCATTGTGGACGATTTCTTTCGGGTATCTCATGAATCTTACCATTCCTAGAAGTGGTGAATTAGCGCGTTCTACTGCTTTATATGGCGTAGAAAAAGTACCGGTAGATAAATCTTTCGGAACCATCATTTTAGAAAGAGTAGTAGATTTATTCTGTATGTTAGGATTTTTGGTTCTTACAGTGGTTTTTAAAGAAGACGCTATTGTTACTTTTTACCAAAAATCAGGGATTAAAGTAAATCCTACCTATATCATTGGTGGAATCGCAGTTTTGGTTATAGGAACTTTCATTTTTTTTAAATTCAAAGACAAGTTTACCCATCTTCCTCTCATTGGAAAAGTGATTGAATTTGTAGAAGGGATTTTTCATGGATTAACTACCATTTTCAAACTCAAGCAAAAAGGTAAATTTATTATATTATCTATCGCGATTTGGGTTGCTTATTATTTGGCAGCGTATTTAGTGTGTTTTGCATTGCCAGAAACTTCAGGTTTTACATTTGCAGACGGATTTTTCTTAATTGTAGTAGGAACATTAGGAATGATGGTTCCCGCTTCTGGAGGAATTGGAGCATTTCACCTTGCCATGAAACTAGGTATTTCTGCCCTATTTCTTTCTATGGGAAAAGATGCTAAATTGGGAGGTGAAGTAGGATTAAGCTATGCTTTTATTTCTCATACCATGCAATTGGTGATTATGCTTGTGATGGGACTTATTTCTATTCCTATGCTTGCAAAAGCAAGAAATGAAGCGGTGAAATCAAAAGAAATATCACATTAA
- the panD gene encoding aspartate 1-decarboxylase: MLIEVFKSKIHRVTVTASDLNYIGSITVDEDLIDAAGLVVGERVYIVNVNNGERFDTYVIKGKRKSGEICLNGPAARKVQKGDVIIIISYAQMSVEEAQNFQPKIIFPDEKTNLLT, from the coding sequence ATGTTAATAGAAGTTTTTAAATCAAAAATTCATCGTGTTACGGTTACTGCTTCTGACCTTAATTACATCGGCAGTATTACAGTAGACGAAGACCTTATTGATGCCGCAGGTTTAGTGGTAGGAGAGAGAGTTTACATCGTAAATGTAAATAATGGCGAACGTTTTGATACTTATGTTATAAAAGGTAAAAGAAAATCTGGTGAAATTTGTCTCAACGGACCAGCCGCTAGAAAAGTGCAAAAAGGAGATGTAATCATCATTATTTCTTACGCGCAAATGTCTGTAGAGGAAGCACAAAACTTCCAGCCAAAAATTATTTTCCCAGACGAAAAAACCAATCTTCTTACTTAA
- a CDS encoding HU family DNA-binding protein has product MNKSELIDAMAKDAGITKVAAKAALESFVANVTATLKKKDGKVALVGFGTFSVAERAARQGINPATKKPIKIAAKKVAKFKAGADLAAAVSGAKKK; this is encoded by the coding sequence ATGAACAAGTCTGAATTAATCGACGCAATGGCAAAAGATGCCGGTATTACTAAAGTTGCTGCTAAAGCTGCTCTTGAGTCTTTCGTTGCTAACGTAACTGCTACTCTTAAGAAAAAAGATGGTAAAGTTGCTTTAGTTGGTTTTGGTACTTTCTCAGTAGCTGAAAGAGCTGCAAGACAAGGTATTAACCCTGCAACTAAAAAACCAATCAAAATTGCTGCTAAAAAAGTTGCAAAATTCAAAGCTGGTGCTGATTTAGCTGCTGCTGTTTCTGGCGCTAAAAAGAAATAA
- the pdxH gene encoding pyridoxamine 5'-phosphate oxidase gives MENLHDKRKVYDKSQLLESEIKENPIEMFRDWFLDAEESPSVSEANAMAISTVDEDGCPRTRMVLLKAYTWEGFIFYTNYDSKKGKALQKNNKACLHFFWPGLERQIIIKADLEKVAENLSDGYFGSRPRGSQLGAVVSPQSSVIPNREYLEDKLAALEKEYEGKEIPRPKNWGGFIAKPYQIEFWQGRPNRLHDRIIYELDENFDWKISRLAP, from the coding sequence ATGGAAAATCTTCATGATAAAAGAAAAGTATACGATAAGTCACAATTATTAGAAAGTGAAATTAAAGAAAATCCTATCGAAATGTTTAGAGATTGGTTTCTAGATGCAGAAGAAAGTCCTTCTGTTTCTGAAGCGAATGCGATGGCGATTTCTACGGTAGATGAGGATGGTTGCCCTAGAACCAGAATGGTTTTACTAAAGGCTTATACTTGGGAAGGTTTTATTTTTTACACCAATTATGATAGCAAAAAAGGAAAGGCTCTTCAAAAAAATAATAAGGCTTGTCTTCACTTTTTTTGGCCAGGTTTAGAAAGGCAGATTATCATAAAAGCGGATTTGGAAAAAGTGGCCGAGAATTTAAGTGATGGCTATTTCGGTTCAAGACCAAGAGGAAGTCAGTTAGGTGCAGTAGTTTCTCCACAGAGCTCTGTAATTCCTAATCGTGAATATTTAGAAGATAAATTGGCAGCATTAGAAAAAGAATACGAAGGAAAAGAAATTCCAAGACCTAAAAACTGGGGAGGATTCATCGCAAAACCTTATCAGATAGAGTTTTGGCAAGGAAGACCTAACCGTTTGCATGATAGAATTATCTATGAGCTTGATGAAAATTTCGATTGGAAAATCTCAAGATTAGCTCCATAA
- a CDS encoding YqgE/AlgH family protein yields the protein MNNSYKGKILISTPDISGDIFSRSVVLIIEHDAHGAFGFILNKKNYFLSENMKHLLGHEIDVYEGGPVENDRVFFLVKGKPITSEYLPIDENFYLTEQQEEIVSAMVNQDISKEELKIFTGYSGWSPYQLDQEVQNKMWTVVDLFQLDYTSPNDHTLWKKIMQNLGGDYLLWANSPEDVSLN from the coding sequence ATGAATAATTCTTACAAAGGTAAAATTTTAATTTCTACACCTGATATTTCGGGTGACATATTTTCTCGCTCCGTAGTTTTAATTATAGAGCATGATGCTCATGGTGCTTTTGGATTTATTTTAAATAAAAAAAATTACTTCTTGAGCGAAAATATGAAGCATTTATTAGGACATGAAATTGACGTTTATGAAGGTGGGCCCGTAGAAAATGACCGAGTATTTTTTTTGGTTAAAGGGAAACCTATCACTTCTGAATATTTGCCAATAGATGAAAATTTCTATCTCACCGAACAGCAAGAAGAAATCGTTTCTGCTATGGTGAACCAAGACATCAGCAAAGAAGAACTCAAAATATTCACAGGTTATTCTGGATGGAGTCCTTATCAATTAGACCAAGAAGTTCAAAATAAAATGTGGACGGTAGTAGATCTTTTTCAATTGGATTACACCTCACCCAATGATCATACCCTCTGGAAAAAAATCATGCAAAATCTAGGCGGAGATTATTTGCTTTGGGCCAATTCTCCAGAAGATGTGAGTTTGAATTAA
- a CDS encoding aminotransferase class IV, translating into MIYLNGQKTQEIVLQNNAFLNGDAVKVHFFVKNHQLIMAEECYFFLMASMRKMRMNIPLSFTLEFFTETFNKAISENNLELGVITFMAFRNREDVLSSRTPVQYYFELNADVDVLSIHKNIEIDLLKEISVNTNILSNIRTHSPENIYAEIYAAENDLDDVILLNPDKRVARTISGNLLLLEENTIKIPKQSEGAYISPLMENFVTFLHKNAFVMIEEAELSAFETQKAEEILVISDDKGVFSVSKIRNKEFGNERFSAMVESWSNSFA; encoded by the coding sequence ATGATTTATCTAAACGGACAAAAAACACAAGAAATAGTACTTCAGAATAATGCTTTTTTAAATGGTGATGCCGTAAAAGTTCATTTTTTTGTTAAGAATCATCAGTTGATTATGGCAGAAGAATGCTACTTTTTTTTGATGGCTTCTATGCGAAAAATGAGAATGAATATTCCGCTTTCTTTTACGCTTGAATTTTTCACAGAAACCTTTAATAAAGCCATTTCTGAAAATAATTTAGAACTGGGAGTGATTACTTTTATGGCGTTTAGAAACAGAGAAGATGTGCTTTCTTCTAGAACGCCAGTGCAATATTATTTTGAGTTGAATGCAGATGTAGATGTACTGTCTATTCATAAAAATATTGAAATAGATTTGCTTAAAGAAATTTCAGTAAATACCAATATTTTGAGCAATATCAGAACACATTCGCCAGAAAATATTTATGCAGAAATCTACGCTGCAGAAAATGATTTAGACGATGTAATTTTGCTCAATCCAGATAAAAGAGTAGCGAGAACCATCTCTGGAAATCTCTTGTTGCTGGAAGAAAATACGATTAAAATTCCGAAACAATCAGAAGGTGCTTATATTTCTCCGTTAATGGAAAATTTCGTGACTTTCCTTCATAAAAATGCTTTTGTGATGATAGAAGAAGCAGAATTAAGTGCTTTCGAAACACAAAAAGCAGAAGAAATTCTCGTAATTTCTGATGATAAAGGAGTTTTCTCGGTATCAAAAATTAGAAATAAAGAATTTGGCAACGAAAGATTCTCTGCAATGGTAGAATCTTGGAGCAATAGTTTCGCTTAA
- a CDS encoding START-like domain-containing protein, whose translation MTKHKVQFEYTMHCLSEILYEYMATAEGLSEWFADEVVERGDDFYFSWNGGPAEKATLIRYKPESFVRFRWEEDEGTKYFFEMTIVIDEITNDLSLNITDFCEKGDEEETRLYWDNLIENLQIKLGAA comes from the coding sequence ATGACGAAACATAAGGTACAGTTTGAATATACAATGCATTGTCTTTCAGAGATTTTGTATGAATATATGGCAACTGCAGAAGGCCTTTCAGAATGGTTTGCAGATGAAGTAGTAGAAAGAGGTGATGACTTTTATTTCAGTTGGAATGGTGGTCCCGCAGAAAAAGCGACATTAATCAGATATAAACCTGAATCTTTTGTGCGTTTCCGTTGGGAAGAAGACGAAGGAACAAAATATTTCTTCGAAATGACTATTGTCATTGATGAAATTACCAATGATCTTTCTCTGAATATCACAGATTTCTGCGAAAAAGGAGATGAAGAGGAAACCAGATTATATTGGGATAATCTCATCGAAAATCTACAAATCAAACTAGGCGCGGCTTAA
- a CDS encoding aspartate aminotransferase family protein, producing the protein MKQEFFKYQAQTTPYAAGFEVEKAEGSYIYGKDGRAYLDFVAGVSANTLGHSHPKVVNAIKEQADKYLHVMVYGEYAQEKPVELCKLLAEATPEPLEVTYLVNSGAEAIDGALKLAKRYTGREEIISMKNSYHGNTHGALSVSGNEFHKREFRPLLPMISFIEFNNEEEFSKITEKTACVIAETIQGAAGFLTPSQNYFKNLKKRCEEVGALLILDEIQPGFGRTGKLFSFEHYDMVPDILVMGKGMGGGVPVGAFMSSAEIMKSLQHSPKLGHITTFGGNPLIAAASYATLKEVLESGLMNEVEEKEKLFRELLVHPKIKKVNGRGLMLAVELESPEYTLDVAKRCMEKELIVFWQLYRNEFMRISPPLTISKEEIKKGCEIILEALNEK; encoded by the coding sequence ATGAAACAAGAATTTTTCAAATATCAAGCACAAACTACACCTTATGCAGCAGGTTTCGAAGTAGAAAAAGCAGAAGGAAGTTATATTTATGGAAAAGATGGTAGAGCTTATTTAGATTTTGTAGCAGGAGTTTCTGCCAATACTTTGGGGCATTCTCATCCTAAAGTGGTGAATGCAATTAAAGAACAGGCAGATAAATATCTTCACGTAATGGTTTACGGAGAATATGCACAAGAAAAACCAGTGGAATTGTGTAAACTTCTTGCAGAAGCGACTCCAGAACCTTTGGAAGTTACCTATTTGGTAAATTCTGGTGCAGAAGCGATTGATGGAGCACTGAAATTAGCAAAAAGATATACAGGAAGAGAAGAAATTATTTCCATGAAAAATTCTTACCATGGCAATACGCATGGTGCTTTGTCGGTTTCGGGAAATGAGTTTCACAAGAGAGAATTTCGTCCTTTATTGCCAATGATTTCTTTCATTGAATTTAATAACGAAGAAGAATTTTCTAAAATTACCGAAAAAACAGCTTGTGTAATTGCAGAAACGATTCAAGGAGCAGCTGGTTTTTTGACACCTTCTCAAAATTATTTTAAAAATTTGAAAAAAAGATGTGAGGAAGTTGGAGCTTTATTAATTCTAGACGAAATTCAGCCGGGTTTTGGGAGAACAGGAAAATTATTTTCTTTTGAACATTATGATATGGTTCCAGATATTCTCGTGATGGGAAAAGGAATGGGAGGCGGAGTTCCAGTTGGGGCATTTATGAGCTCTGCAGAAATAATGAAATCTCTGCAGCATTCTCCTAAATTGGGACATATTACTACTTTTGGAGGAAATCCTTTGATTGCAGCTGCGAGTTATGCAACTTTAAAAGAAGTTTTAGAGAGTGGTTTAATGAATGAAGTAGAAGAAAAAGAAAAACTGTTCAGAGAATTGTTGGTTCACCCAAAAATTAAAAAAGTAAACGGAAGAGGTTTAATGCTCGCAGTAGAATTAGAATCTCCAGAATATACATTAGACGTAGCGAAGCGCTGTATGGAAAAAGAACTCATTGTTTTTTGGCAACTCTACCGAAATGAATTTATGAGGATTTCTCCACCGTTAACCATTAGCAAAGAAGAGATTAAAAAGGGCTGCGAAATTATTTTAGAAGCTTTAAATGAGAAATAA
- a CDS encoding OstA-like protein has translation MKKILFVLFIFIYALGFSQIDKLNSKEPLVKDPYFKKETNVAVQPGQKVRFIHSDLFERKQDMYGGNPFFTGNVQFEHQGAMLTADRVIFYEKENFAKAIGNVLLVTSDGNRITSNEMEYDGNTQRGIARGKVVLTDAKQTISTDVLYYDRVKNTAYFNSGGTINDGRNTMWTQSATYFIDSKTNEFTNNYTIDNAQYRVEGKNIKHYQNTNIAEFFGPTTIINKEKPSNYVYTENGKYLMNEKQVYLNKNSRIYYNGKILKGDKMFFNQLTGFGKAEGNVRLDDPKENRYIIGGYGEIYEKIDSAMITQKPYAVKIMNQDTAYIAAERFLSYQKLDSTQKKKSFLRGYKKVRLFMTKAQGRADSLSFNETDGILHLNVKPLFWSGEKQISGDKIEAYFNTTEQNIDSLKVIGNAFAISKADSLTLKDEFNQVKGNLMTIFYQNNEIKIAKVTGNAQAITYADSEDAKTKQLDRIGIALSTCGQIEALFEERKIQIISCNIGANSDIYPMSMIAPDKRKFTDFNWNTKDRPRKWEDIFLDTPNYEEVKYETDDTLYQKAEELRKKEEAKKKPKTIKRDRKL, from the coding sequence ATGAAAAAAATCCTTTTCGTACTCTTCATTTTTATTTATGCTTTAGGTTTTTCGCAGATTGATAAACTCAATTCCAAAGAACCTTTAGTAAAAGACCCTTATTTCAAAAAAGAAACCAATGTAGCGGTTCAGCCCGGTCAAAAAGTACGTTTCATTCACTCAGATTTATTCGAAAGAAAACAAGACATGTACGGAGGAAATCCTTTCTTCACAGGAAATGTACAATTCGAACACCAAGGTGCCATGTTGACGGCAGATCGAGTGATTTTTTACGAAAAAGAAAATTTCGCTAAAGCCATTGGAAACGTTTTGCTTGTTACTTCAGACGGAAACAGAATTACCTCAAATGAAATGGAGTATGACGGAAATACTCAACGAGGAATTGCCCGTGGAAAAGTGGTGCTTACTGATGCGAAACAAACCATTTCTACAGATGTTTTATATTATGATAGAGTAAAAAATACCGCTTATTTCAATTCTGGGGGAACCATTAATGATGGCAGAAATACTATGTGGACTCAGTCTGCTACTTATTTCATTGATTCTAAAACCAATGAATTTACCAATAATTACACTATTGATAATGCCCAATATAGAGTAGAAGGAAAAAATATAAAACATTATCAAAATACCAATATTGCAGAATTTTTCGGGCCTACAACCATTATCAATAAAGAAAAACCTTCTAATTACGTCTACACGGAAAACGGAAAGTATCTCATGAACGAAAAACAAGTGTATCTCAATAAAAATTCTAGAATTTATTACAATGGTAAAATTCTGAAAGGAGATAAAATGTTTTTTAATCAACTCACAGGTTTTGGTAAAGCAGAAGGAAATGTAAGATTAGATGACCCGAAAGAAAATCGTTACATCATAGGTGGTTATGGAGAAATCTACGAAAAAATAGATTCGGCAATGATTACCCAAAAACCTTATGCGGTGAAAATTATGAATCAAGATACAGCTTACATCGCTGCAGAAAGATTTTTAAGTTACCAAAAATTAGATTCTACCCAAAAGAAAAAAAGTTTCCTTCGTGGATATAAAAAAGTAAGATTGTTCATGACCAAAGCGCAAGGTAGAGCAGATTCTTTGAGTTTTAATGAAACGGATGGTATTCTTCACCTTAATGTGAAACCTCTTTTCTGGAGTGGAGAAAAACAAATTTCTGGAGACAAAATTGAAGCATATTTCAACACAACGGAACAAAATATAGACTCTCTAAAAGTCATTGGAAATGCATTTGCAATTTCTAAAGCAGATTCTCTCACGTTGAAAGATGAGTTCAACCAAGTGAAAGGGAATTTAATGACCATTTTTTATCAAAACAACGAAATTAAAATTGCCAAAGTAACAGGAAACGCTCAAGCCATTACTTATGCAGATTCTGAAGATGCAAAGACAAAACAGCTAGACAGAATTGGTATTGCGCTTTCTACTTGTGGACAAATTGAAGCACTTTTTGAAGAAAGAAAAATTCAGATTATTTCTTGTAACATTGGAGCTAATTCTGATATTTATCCGATGAGTATGATTGCTCCAGATAAACGAAAATTCACAGATTTTAATTGGAATACCAAAGACCGACCACGGAAATGGGAAGATATTTTCCTCGATACACCTAATTACGAAGAAGTGAAATACGAAACAGATGATACGCTGTACCAAAAAGCGGAAGAACTTCGTAAAAAAGAAGAAGCCAAGAAAAAACCAAAAACCATCAAAAGAGATAGAAAATTATAA
- a CDS encoding Fur family transcriptional regulator, whose translation MEATQKEKNIGVIKDVLKQYLQDKAYRNTPERYAILEEIYNMDHHFNVDDLYLIMINKKYHVSKATIYNTIEIFLDAGLIRKHQFGEKTLSSSSYEKSYFDKQHDHLVIYKDGSDKEIEEIIEFCDPRIQGIKQSIEEAFGVKIDNHSLYFYGHKKK comes from the coding sequence ATGGAAGCTACTCAAAAAGAAAAAAATATAGGTGTAATAAAAGATGTTCTGAAGCAATATTTACAAGATAAAGCCTACAGAAACACTCCAGAAAGATATGCCATTTTAGAAGAAATTTATAATATGGATCATCACTTTAATGTAGATGATTTATATCTCATCATGATTAATAAAAAATATCATGTTTCTAAGGCAACCATCTATAATACTATAGAAATTTTTCTAGATGCAGGCTTGATTCGTAAACACCAGTTCGGCGAAAAGACACTTTCTTCCTCTTCTTATGAAAAATCTTATTTTGATAAGCAACATGACCATTTGGTGATTTACAAAGATGGCTCAGACAAAGAGATTGAAGAAATTATAGAATTTTGCGACCCTAGAATTCAGGGCATCAAACAATCTATCGAAGAAGCGTTTGGCGTGAAAATTGACAATCATTCATTATATTTTTACGGCCACAAAAAAAAATAA
- a CDS encoding KUP/HAK/KT family potassium transporter gives MSDVLAGGHHFDTKKLTFIGVLVSLGIVFGDIGTSPLYVMSAIIKSGKEAKMISEEYIEGALSCIIWTLTLQTTIKYVLISLRADNKGEGGILALFSLVKRMKTKWLYLVAIVGASALIADGVITPSLTVMASIEGLKQIKGLDLGINSILAMTSVILVIIFVVQQFGTSFIGKFFGPVMVIWFLFLGGFGVVNLLEHPEILKSFNPYYAYKLIVTSPSAILILGAVFLCTTGAEALYSDLGHCGYKNIRVSWVFVKIMLILNYLGQGAWLLNNYGMVFTGTNPFFGMLPHYLIIPAVILATAAAIIASQALITGSFTIFSEAMSLNFWPFQQIQYPSGLKGQMYIPRINWGLLIFCLIVVFYFKESVHMEAAYGLSITVTMMMTTILLIAWLWRNRVNKIFIAIFALVYLSIEIGFFSANIIKFFEGGWITVFLAGFVAVCMYAWYNGRMIKQNFIKFVKLKDYVSTIKDIKLDESIPKYATNLAFLSRAKRDDEVESKIIYSIMRSQPKRADHYFILNIINQEDPFTYKYSIDEVMPGTVYKINFLLGFKIDRKINDYFNQVLFDMMKEGIIPDRSSYPSLRNHNIPPDLKYVIIDNVYINDFLLTVKQKITLNIYNFVKYIGSSDFKAYGLAPHNVLVESVPLINNPIREKKIVLEEFKRYDS, from the coding sequence ATGTCAGACGTTTTAGCTGGAGGTCATCATTTTGACACCAAAAAATTAACTTTCATAGGTGTTTTAGTTTCATTAGGAATTGTCTTCGGAGATATTGGTACCTCACCACTCTATGTAATGAGCGCCATTATTAAATCTGGAAAAGAAGCCAAAATGATTTCTGAAGAATATATAGAAGGAGCACTTTCTTGTATTATTTGGACACTAACATTGCAAACTACCATTAAATATGTTCTTATTTCTCTAAGAGCAGATAATAAAGGTGAAGGTGGGATTCTAGCCCTATTTTCTTTGGTAAAAAGAATGAAAACGAAATGGTTGTATCTCGTTGCAATTGTAGGAGCGTCTGCATTAATTGCAGATGGAGTAATCACGCCTTCTCTTACGGTAATGGCTTCTATAGAAGGTCTTAAACAAATCAAAGGATTAGATTTAGGAATCAATTCTATTCTAGCAATGACGTCTGTAATTCTGGTCATTATTTTCGTTGTTCAGCAATTTGGAACCAGTTTTATTGGAAAGTTTTTCGGACCAGTAATGGTGATTTGGTTCTTGTTTTTAGGAGGATTTGGTGTAGTAAATTTATTAGAGCATCCAGAAATTCTAAAGTCTTTTAATCCTTATTACGCCTATAAATTAATTGTAACCTCACCGAGCGCGATTTTAATTTTAGGGGCGGTTTTTCTTTGTACTACAGGAGCAGAAGCTTTGTATTCAGATTTAGGACACTGCGGTTATAAAAATATCAGAGTAAGTTGGGTTTTTGTAAAAATCATGTTGATTTTAAACTATTTAGGTCAAGGTGCGTGGTTACTAAATAACTACGGAATGGTTTTCACAGGAACAAATCCTTTCTTCGGAATGTTACCACATTATTTAATTATTCCAGCAGTAATTTTAGCAACTGCAGCGGCAATTATTGCTTCTCAAGCATTGATTACAGGTTCGTTTACTATTTTTTCAGAAGCAATGTCTCTTAATTTTTGGCCATTCCAGCAGATTCAATATCCTTCTGGTTTAAAAGGTCAAATGTATATTCCAAGAATCAATTGGGGTTTACTTATTTTCTGTCTTATTGTAGTATTCTATTTCAAAGAATCTGTACATATGGAAGCAGCTTATGGTTTATCTATTACGGTTACCATGATGATGACTACCATTTTATTGATTGCATGGTTATGGAGAAATAGAGTGAATAAAATTTTTATAGCAATTTTTGCCTTGGTTTATTTGTCTATAGAAATAGGATTTTTCAGTGCTAATATCATTAAATTCTTCGAAGGTGGTTGGATTACCGTTTTCTTAGCAGGTTTCGTGGCAGTTTGTATGTATGCTTGGTATAATGGTAGAATGATTAAGCAGAATTTCATCAAGTTTGTAAAACTGAAAGATTATGTTTCTACCATCAAGGACATTAAACTAGATGAGTCTATTCCTAAATATGCGACCAATCTTGCTTTCTTAAGCCGTGCGAAAAGAGATGATGAGGTAGAATCTAAAATTATTTACTCCATCATGCGTTCTCAGCCAAAAAGAGCAGACCATTATTTTATTTTAAATATCATCAACCAAGAAGATCCTTTTACCTATAAATATTCTATTGATGAGGTAATGCCAGGAACGGTATATAAAATTAATTTCCTTTTAGGATTCAAAATTGATAGAAAAATCAATGATTATTTCAATCAAGTGTTGTTTGATATGATGAAAGAAGGCATTATTCCGGATAGAAGTAGTTACCCTTCTCTTAGAAATCATAATATTCCGCCAGATTTAAAATATGTGATTATTGACAATGTTTACATTAATGACTTCTTGTTGACGGTAAAACAAAAAATAACCTTGAATATCTATAATTTCGTGAAATATATCGGTAGTAGTGATTTCAAAGCGTATGGTTTGGCACCACATAATGTTTTGGTAGAATCTGTACCGCTTATCAATAACCCGATTAGAGAGAAAAAAATTGTTTTAGAAGAATTTAAACGTTACGATTCTTAA